The sequence TTTTCAGGCAGTTACCAAACCACGGGACAAAACATGACGCTATCAAAAATTGCTAGCACCAAACGTTTTTGTCTAGAAAAAGGGGTCAGCCAATTGGAAAATCATATTTTGCAATTACTAGGCAGCATCCACACGTTCAAAACCAATGAAAACGCTATTGATTTTTTTGACAACAATAATCAATGGATTATGACAATAGAACCCAGCGAGCCACTGGCAGCACACCCCTATCAAATCAAATACACCACGCAAACGATGGTTGCAACCAATACCTTGATTTTCTCAGGCAGCCAAATCACCTGCCAAACTGATGATCCGACCCAGCCGACTCAGAACAACCATCAAAATAACCATAGCAAAAATCTATCGACCAGCCAAGTAAAAGACTTACTCGACTCAATCAACGAACTCCCTATGGCGGCACTTAGCACCCTCACCGCACCTTCTGATCAGCGCCACCTAGATGGCGCAGCCTACGCAAAACTGACGATTATTGATGGCGACACGACATACGAAGTTCCTGACTTCGATCACGGCAACCCACCTGCTGCGGTGGCTCGTCTTGTTGCTGTTTTACTGAGACAATCAAATTGTCCTAACGTATGACCTTGTATTGACTTCAATCCATCCTCGTTACCCTCATATCATCCCCTCAACTACCTCCCCCTAAATAGCCAAAACTTCATAATTACAACACAATCTCGGCACAGTTAGGCCGAACACCTAAGGACAAAAAACACGGACGCACCTTTAATTGCTGAGAGCACTTTACTCACAACGTAATCTATGGTATAAATGCGCAGCAATTTTGCAAAAACCACAGACTTATTAAAGTCAATCGGGGTGCTTCGTTATTTCGGTTAGTGGATCCATGGCGGTTAGTGATTCTATGGTTCATTAGCATTCGATTTAACCAAGTCGTTTGATGGTAAGTTTGGTAGATTTAACCCGAATTGGAGAATATTTTTATGTCTACAACAATTTCTATGCGCGAGCTATTTGAAGCAGGCGCGCACTTTGGTCACAGAACCCGTTACTGGAATCCTAAAATGGCGCCTTATATTTATGGTGCGCGTGGTGGCATTCATATCATCAATTTAGAGCAAACTGTGCCAATGATGCAGGATGCGATTAACTTTTTAGGCACGATTGCGGCCAATGGCGGTAATATTTTATTCGTCGGCACCAAGCGTGCAGCTTCTGACACCATACAAAAGGCCGCGGTCGATTGTGGCATGCCGTACGTCAACCAACGCTGGTTAGGCGGCATGATGACTAACTACAAAACCATCCGTCAATCGGTCAGAAAACTCCACAACATGCGTAAATCTGAAAGCGATGGTTCATTGGCACACATGACCAAAAAAGAAATCATCAACCTCCGTAAAGAGCAAATCAAGCTAGAGTCCTCTTTGGGTGGCATTGCAGACATGAAGCGCTTGCCTGATGTACTTTTTGTTGCCGATGTCGGTCACGAAAGTATCGCTATCAAAGAAGCAAAAACCTTGGGCATCCCTGTTGTCGGCATCGTTGATACCAACAATAGCCCCGAAGAAGTGGATTACATTATTCCTTGTAACGATGATTCGGTTCGCGCACTGGGCCTTTGTATTAACGCCATTGCTGACGGCATTAAAAATGCGCGCATTGCTAACGGCAGCGCCAGCCAACTAAGCGACGAATCTGCACCACAAGAAAACATCACTGAGCCAGCAGCTCAGGTAACGGCAGAAGCAGCACCTGAGGCAGCCACTGAAGTAGCAAGCGAAGTAGCCCCGAAAGCAAGCCCCGAAGCCCCAGTAACAGAGCCAGCAGCAGCAGACAGCAGCGAAGCTAACACTGAGGCAACAACCACAGATAAGGGCTAAACAAACCATTCGCAAGGCCTCTGCGCCTTGCGATACCCTATTTAACTAATTATACGATATTACAAAGGTACCCAATATGGCAATTACTGCAGCACTCGTAAAAGCCCTTCGTGACCGCACTTCAGCGGGCATGATGGAATGTAAAAAAGCGCTAGTCGATTCAAATGGTGACATTGACGCTGCCACCGAACTCCTACGCAAATCAGGCTTAGCCAAAGCCGAAAAAAAAGCCGACCGTATCGCCGCAGAAGGTCGCGTTGCATATGCTATCTCGGATGATAAGCAATTCGCTGCTATTGTAGAAATCAACTGTGAAACAGATTTTGTTTCCAAAGGTGATATCTTTGGGGATTTCTCACAAAATATCGCCAGCCTTAGCGCCAACGAAAAACTCACTGAGCTGGATGCGATTAATCAAGCCCCATTAGCGGGTGAGACCGTTGACGAAAAACGCCGTTCGCTAGTCACGACACTAGGCGAAAACATTAACATTCGCCGCCTCGGCAGCATCAGCACTAACGGTGTTGTCAACGGCTACGTTCATGGTGGCGGTAAAGTCGGCGTTATCATCGCCGCTACTTGCGATGAGAGTGTCCGCGATAAGACCGAAGAACTACTACGCAACCTCGCGATGCACGCTTGCGCGATGAAACCTGCGTCAATCTCTTACCTAGACTTGGATTTAGATTTTGTCGCCAGAGAGACAGAAGCCATCCGCGCAGAGATTGAAAAAGGCAACGAAGAACTCGAACGCCTCGGCAAACAACTAAGACGCATTCCTGACTTTGTTAGTCGTCATCAACTCACCGATGACGTCCTTGCCGCCGTCGAGCAAACCATGAAAGATACATTAAAAGCCGAAGGCAAACCAGAGCATATTTGGGACAAAATCATTCCAGGTCAACTAGACCGGTACATCAAAGACAATACCGAACTAGACCAGGCACATGCACTGCTTAGCCAAACTTACGTGATGGACGACAAAAAAACGGTTGAACAAGCCATTGCTGATGTTCACCCCTCTATTCAACTCGTCGATTATATTCGCTTTGAACTCGGGGAAGGTATTGAGAAAAAAGTGGATAACTTTGTAGAAGAGGTCATGGCACAAGCCAAAAACGCCTAATCTGCCAACATAAAAAACCGCCGATTGGCGGTTTTTTATTGCACAAGCCATCAGTTAGTATAAGCTATTCGTTAACACAGTATCGCATTACGTTTTTAACCGCAAAGGCCAACTACCCCCATGAACGAAACACGACCAACAACTGAAAACACAATTGAAAAAACAGCTGAAATCACACCGTCAGAATACCCATTACAAACGCCTCGGTTTAAACGGATTCTTTTAAAACTCAGTGGCGAAGCCCTGCTTGGTGAAAAAACATTTGGCATCGATGCTAAGGTATTAAATCGGCTAGCCAGTGAAATCAAAATCCTCATCGAAGCTGGCATTGAAATTTCACTGGTTGTCGGCGGTGGTAACTTATTTCGAGGCGCAGAGCTACAAGAGTCAGGCATGGAACGCGTCACAGGCGACCATATGGGCATGCTTGCCACCGTCATGAATGCCTTGGCGCTGCAAGACGCCATCGAAAAAGTCGGCATCCCCGTCAGAGTTATGTCGGCCTTACCTATCGATCAAGTTTGTGAAGAATTTATCCGCCGACGCGCGGTCCGTCATATGGAAAAAAAACGGGTCGTCATTTGTGCAGCAGGTACGGGCAATCCGTTTTTCACTACCGATACAGCCGCTAGCCTACGTGCCATCGAGTTAGAAACCGATGCCATGCTAAAAGCCACCAAAGTCGATGGTGTTTACGATGCCGACCCCCATTGTGATAAGGCAGCAACAAAATACAAAACGCTCAGTTATAACCAGGTACTTGAGGATGGCTTAGCGGTTATGGACGCGACTGCCGTTGTGATGTGCCGTGACAATAACTTGCCTTTACTGGTATTTAACATGACAACCCCCGGCGAGATTGTGCGTGCTTTATTTGACCCGCAGGTCGGCACGTTAATTCGCTAAAATTAATTCGCTAGAATAATCCGCCCAGGTTAACCCACCAGCGTTCCTTTTGATCGGTTGGCTGCGAACCAATTACGTGGTATTCAAATATTAATTTAATCGATTCAACACCTATTTTTTTTTACCTCGTGTAAAATACTGCCAAGAACAACACACAACCAAAGAGTTAACGATGATTGATAATATAAAGCAAGACACTAAATCCCGCATGGCCAAATCGATTGATGCGTTAAAGCTTGAATTAAGCCGTATCCGCACTGGGCGCGCTCACCCTAGTTTACTCGACCATGTTACCGTTGATTTTTATGGCTCGGAAGTCCCTGTTGGTCAAGCCGCCAATGTTAGTAACAGTGACGCCAGAACCCTCACGATTCAACCTTGGGACAAATCAATGGTCGCGGTCATTGAAAAAGCCATCATCAATTCAGACCTTGGGATAACACCGACCTCAGCAGGCGACATTATCCGCATTAACTTACCGCCGTTAACCGAAGAACGACGCAAAGATCTGGTCAAAATCGTACGTGGCGAAGGCGAAAACGCCAAAATTGCCATCCGCAATATCCGCCGCGATGCCAACCAAAGCATCAAAAATTTACTCAATGACAAGGCCATTACCGAAGACGACGAACGTCGCGCAGAAACCGACATTCAAAAAATCACCGATGATTTTGTCGCACAGGTTGACCAAGTTCTCGCAGAAAAGGAAAAAGACCTGCTTGCGGTTTAGTCTGTAATTTGCGCTATATCGCTTTATTTTCCACCATTTCAATCTGTTGTTGAATTTGTCATTGCCACTACAACACATCGCCATCATCATGGACGGCAACGGCCGCTTTGCAGAATCAATCGGGCGCTCGCGCCTCTATGGGCATCGCGCTGGTCACACAGCAGTCCTGCGCACGGTGCGTCACTGCGCCAAAATGGGGCTGCGTTCTTTGACACTGTATGCATTTAGCAGTGAAAATTGGCAGCGCCCAGAATCTGAAATTCAGGCACTAATGCAGCTATTCCTCCGTGCAATTAAACGTAATCGTCGCCTTTTCAACCGTCACGGTATTCGATTTCGCGTCATCGGGGACACCTCGGCATTTCCTCGTCCTTTACACGATGCCATCGATGAACTAACCCAAGAAACACAGACAAACCAAGGCTTGCAACTTAATATAGCCGCAAATTATGGGGGCAAATGGGACATTACCCAAGCCGTTAAACAGCTCGCCACACAGGTCGAAAATCAAACCCTATCACCCCAAACCATTACCGAAAAAGACATTGCCACACACCTCGAATTAGCCGACCAAGCACCTGTAGATTTATTAATCCGAACAGGTGGCGAGCAGCGCATCAGTAATTTTTTATTATGGCAATGCGCTTACGCCGAGCTCTATTTCACACCGATTTATTGGCCTGTTTTTGACGATGCGGCGCTAGATGATGCTATTGCCGACTTTACACACCGTACACGGCGATTTGGCGGACTGTAACTTAGCAGGCTGTCATTTGACGAGCAATCATTTTACTATCCGCTGACGCATTATCCTTTTATAATATCGATACATTCATTGAATAAAAAACCACTATGAAACAACGAATCATTACCGCAACACTACTCATTGGCTTTATTTTAGTCATTTTATTTTTGTTACCCGCGTTAACACCGCTATTCATTGCCCTAGTTTTTGGGCTTTCCTTGTGGGAATGGGTGCGTATTACCAAACAATCCTCGGCCAACGCCCTGCTAACCGTCATTTCGACACTGGCTCTATTATATGCAGGGCTTTGCTATCAATGGATTTTCGGGCTATTATTGCTTACCACAGCTATTCACTACGCATTTAGCATCCGACTAATTCAACAATTTGAATCCATTATTAACTACCGATTGAGCCCCTGTTACTTACAACTAATTGCCCCGGTTTTGCTGGCCACAACCACGGTTGTTTTGCTGCGCTTGACAGCACAGTACCCTGATAGCCACATTGCTGCCAGTACAATTGTCTTTATGGTCGCTGTCGTTGCGGCAACCGATAGCGGGGCTTATTTCGCTGGGCGTTTTTTTGGCAAAGAAAAATTCTCCCCCAAAGTCAGCCCAAACAAAACCATCGAAGGTGCGTTGGGCGGTATTGCTTCGGGTGTCATCATTGGATTACTGCTATTACCACTCATTAACAGCCATCAAATCGCGTGGTGGTTAGTTATCATTGCCTTGATTGCAACCGCACTGGCCTCTATACTTGGTGATTTATTTATCAGCCTAATCAAGCGCCAAAACGCCATCAAAGACACCAGCAACCTACTCCCTGGTCACGGTGGTATCCTTGACCGTATTGATGGCCTGTTAGCAGGAATTCCTGTGTTTTATTTGATTGCGTTGTAAACTAACGACATTCATGACGATGGCGTGATCTGCATAAAATATAATTAAATCATATTGATAACAATAAATCGGGCTGAATCAAGCAAACCATTACTCGGTTGCTTGATTTTTGTTACTAAAATCATAGCTTATTCGCTGGGCTTTCGCTATAATGCCCACTAAACACACAAAATAACACTCGGTTAAATTTTACACCACAGAGGTATTATGAGCGACGAACGAAAAAAAGCCCTTGCAGCAGCACTCTCACAAATCGAAAAACAATTTGGCAAAGGCTCTGTCATGCGCATGGGCGATGGCACAGCGCACCGCGATATTGATGCCGTATCGACTGGCTCATTGGGGCTAGACATTGCGTTAGGCATTGGCGGACTCCCCAGAGGGCGTGTCGTTGAAATTTACGGTCCTGAATCCTCAGGAAAAACAACGTTGACACTGCATGCCATTGCCGAAGCCCAAAAACTCGGCGGCACCGCAGCGTTTATTGATGCAGAACACGCATTGGACCCTGATTATGCCGAAAAATTAGGTGTCAACATTGACGAAATGCTGGTTTCACAGCCTGATACTGGCGAGCAAGCCCTAGAAATCGCTGATATGCTCGTGCGCTCAGGTGGTGTCGATATCGTTGTTGTGGACTCGGTGGCTGCGCTAACCCCCAAGGCTGAAATCGAGGGCGAGATGGGCGATTCACACATGGGCTTGCAAGCACGACTGATGTCACAAGCGCTTCGTAAACTCACCGCCAATATCAAACGCTCGAATACGATTGTCATTTTCATCAACCAAATTCGCATGAAAATTGGCGTTATGTTTGGCAGCCCAGAAACGACCACAGGCGGCAATGCGCTTAAATTTTACGCCTCCGTCCGTATTGATATTCGCCGCATTGGTGCCATCAAAAAAGGCGATGAAATCATTGGTAACGAAACCCGTGTCAAAGTCATCAAAAACAAAGTCGCCCCACCATTCAAACAATGTGAATTTGAAATTCTCTATGGGCAAGGCATCTCCCGTCTGGGTGAAATTTTGACCTTAGGCACTGATTTAGGTGAGATAGAAAAATCAGGCGCGTGGTACAGTTATAACGATAACAAAATCGGGCAAGGCAAGGAAAACGCCAAACAATTCTTGGCCGAAAACCCTGATATTACCGCCGCTATCGAACAAAAAATCCGTGCACACTTTTTACCTAAGACTGTAAAAAAACCACAGGATGCCGCGCCAGAGAGCGATGCGTAATTTGATGTGTAGTTTGATACCTAGTTTGACATATACTATGATTGATGTATGTTTAATCTAGCTTAACCCTTTCACTCACTCCATCACGGCCAGCGCTTGTTGGCCGTTTTTCAGATAACCACCGTTCAGATGACGACTGACGCCTCCCAAACCGCCTACAATTATTGCATTCGCCTACTCGCACGGCGTGAGTATGCCAAAAAAGAAATCACGATCAAACTCAAACAAGCTGGCTATACCCAAACAGACATCGATGCTTGTCTGGATGCTTTGGTTCAGCAAAACTATCAGTCTGACGAACGATTTACCGAAATGCTGGTCCGAACACGAGTGAATCAGCGTTACGGCCCCAAGAAAATCGCATACGAACTCAGCCAAAAAGGCATCGCCAAAACACTGGCACAACAATATCTCGCCGAATTCGATGATGAATTACTCGGGCACGCACAGGCACTCATCCTCAAAAAAGCCCATGCCAGCGAACTCACCAATCCAGCCGTCAAAAACAGCATCACACGCTACCTCATCAGCCGTGGCTACGATTTTGACCTTATCCGGCAAGCGCTAAAGCAAATCAAACAAGACCAATAAAGCACTACCAAATAATACGCCCTAAATACGCCCGAAATACGCCCAAACGATGACCCAAAATATGCTACTATAGATTTTATTGCAGTTTATAGCAGTTTATTGCGATTTATTTACGCATTTATATTCGCATTCATATTCGTGTTGTTATTATTTACACCAAATTACACCGAATAATACCAAACAACACTAAACGATAAAAAGCAACCACAGGTAACAACAACCAATGAATTCAACGCCATATGGTCGATTATATGTCGTCGCTACGCCAATAGGCAATTTGGACGATATGACATTCCGCGCCATTGAGACACTAAAAAATGTGCATTGTATTTATGCCGAAGACACTCGGCAGACAAGCAAACTGCTGCAGCATTTTAATATCCAAAATCGTGTCTACCAACTACATAAACACAATGAGAGCCAGCAAAAACACCGCTTAGAGCAGCAATTACGCGCGGGGGAAAACATCGCCATTGTCAGTGATGCAGGCACACCACTTATCTCTGATCCAGGCGCTAATACCATTGCTTATTTACGTGACTTACACCATGAAATCCGCGTAATACCTGGTTGTTCGGCCGTCACATCGGCGCTATCTATTTCTGGATTAACGGCGGATTACTTTTCGTTTATTGGTTTTTTACCGACTAAAAGCAACCAACGAAAAGCGATTTTCAAACAATTCGCTAACACCCAACATACGGTTGTTTTTTTTGAAACCCCTCACCGTATCATCGATTGTCTGGCTGATGCAATGGACGTGTTAGGAACAGACCGAATGCTATTTATTGCTCGCGAGCTCACCAAACAGTTTGAGGAGTCTATTTTATGCCCGCTAAGCGAAGCACAGCATTGGATTCAGGAAAACCCCTACCGCTGCAAAGGCGAATTTGTCCTTGCGTTATCGCCCTGTGTTAAACCACCAATCAACAATGACTGGCAACCGCTGGCTGACTTGATGCTGGACCAAAATATTCCCAATAAATCCATCCATCAAGTCATCACGCAATTTTACAATGCACCCAAAAAAACCGTGTATAATTACCTACTAAACCCACACGAAAAGACGGAGTAAACAATGCGCTACCATGCACTAGGAACGAGTGAGTTACAAGTCAGCGAAATTTGCTTAGGTACAATGACTTGGGGACATCAAAACAGCGAAAATCAAGCCCATGAACAGCTCGATTATGCCATCGCGCATGGCGTTAACTTTATTGACACAGCAGAGATGTATGCCATCCCACCCAAACCTGAAACACAAGGACTCACGGAAAAATACCTTGGTTCATGGCTTCACAAACGCGGCAAACGTGATGACCTTGTTTTAGCAACTAAAATGGCGGGTAAAAATATCCCGTGGATTCGCGAAGGTCGCGGACTAACACCTGCCGATGTAACCACCGCCATCGATAACTCACTCAAGCGACTGCAAACCGATTATATCGACCTTTATCAGCTACATTGGCCGCAACGACTGGTGAATAATTTTGGGGAACGCGATTTTAAAAGCGAACATGCACAAGGCGACGATTATATTTTTGAATTACTAGAAACCCTTAAAAAGCAAATTGATAGCGGCAAAATTCGCGAAGCCGGCCTATCCAACGAAACGCCTTGGGGCATGATGAAATACATGGAGCACCATCGCCAAGACGCCAATTTGCCTCGTATGCAAAGCGTACAAAACCCCTACTCACTCATTCAACGCGAATTTGACAGCCACAGTGCCGAAGTCTGCTTTCGTGAAAATATCGCCATGCTGCCGTATTCACCGATTGGCGGTGGCGTATTGTCAGGCAAATATCTCGACCAAACTGCGATCGCTAGCGCACGATTTAATGACTGGGGCGCAAGCCGTCAATCAGGGCTATCTAACAGTGCGCGCTCTGATGCGGTCAAGCGCTATGTCCAACTCGCCAAGCAGCACGGCATCAGCCCTACAAAGATGGCACTTGCGTTTGTGATTAACCGTTTTTATGTGACTTCAACGATTATTGGCGCAACGACCATGGCGCAACTCGCTGAAAATATCGACAGCGTCAACCTAAGCCTTAGCGATGCCGTACTCAACGAAATCGAGCAAATACACAGCGAACACCCTAGCCCTGCGCTAATATAGCCCCTAAAATCAACCTAAAAACCTAAAACTGGCATTAGGCATCGGGCGGCGGACGGTTAATGACTGCTCTCAGGCATTGCCGCAAAACTGCAACGGGACTGCAACGGGACTGCAACGAGATTACAGCAGTTTCCCGTTAAACCCTCGAAAAATCCGCCGAATTAACGTACAATGGGCGTTTATTTGTCGGATGCTGGTATTTTATGTCTATTATCATCAAAACACCTGAGGAAATTGAAAAAATGCGCGTGGCGTGTCAGTTAGCGGCCAGCGTATTAGAAATGATCGAGCCATTTGTTAACGTCGGCGTATCAACAGAGTCACTTAACCAGCGTTGCCATGATTTTATCGTTAACGAACTCGGCGCCATTCCTGCACCACTCAATTACCACGGTTTTCCTAAATCCATTTGCACCAGTGTGAATCATGTCGTTTGTCACGGCATTCCAAGCGACACCAAAAAACTCAAAAAAGGCGATATTATTAATATCGACATCACGATTATTAAAGACGGTTATCATGGCGATACCAGCAAGATGTTTTTCGTTGGCGAACCCAGTGTCCTCGCGAGACGACTATGCCGCGTCACATACCAATCCCTGCTCATTGCAATCGAACAAGTCAAACCTGGCGCGACCTTTGGCGATATTGGCCACGCCATTCAACAATACGCACAAAAGGAACGCTTTGGCGTTGTACGCGAATTTTGCGGGCATGGCATCGGCAAATCGTTTCACGAACCCCCCCATGTGCTTCATTATGGCGAGGCAGGCACCAAAGAGACCATTGCGCCTGGTATGATTTTCACCATTGAACCTATGCTAAACGCAGGTAAAGCCCCGACAAAAACACTCAATGATGGCTGGACCGCTGTCACCCGCGACAAATCCTTGTCCGCTCAGTATGAGCACACTATACTGGTTACCGAAACTGGGCATGAAATACTCACCCTGCGTCAGGAAGAGAAAGAAAATCGGTTTATCATTTAATCCCCAGCGCCCTAAAAAATTGAAACAAGCACATGACAACACCAACAGAAAATAACGCTTCACACCCAAAAATGCCAGAAAAAACACATCAAACAACCGACGAATTTATTAATGAATTTATCGACGAATTTATCGCCAAAGCCGTTTTCAACAAACAAGGGCTAATCCCTGCCATCGCACAAGATGTGCATACCCAGACCGTATTAATGATGGCATGGATGAACGCAGACAGCCTGCGACTCACCCTAGAAAAGCAAGAGATGGTGTATTATTCACGTTCGCGCCAGCAACTATGGCATAAAGGCGAAACGTCAGGGCACACGCAAAAAGTTCACCGCATTATGCTAGACTGTGATGCCGATGCCCTACTCGCACAAGTCGAACAAATCGGCGGCATTGCCTGCCATACGGGGCGTAACCACTGTTTTTTTCAGGAATACACCCCTAGCGGGATTAAAATCAACACGCCGGTGATTAAAAGCCCAACCGCTATTTATTCATCATCTGATTAAATCATACACAAACAACAATCAACCCTCCTTATTATGCATACCATTTTTTCCACCTTAGAATCATTAATCGCTGATAGGCTTCAAGCCGCCCCCGAAGCCTCTTATGTCGCCAGCCTTAACGCCAAAGGACTGGATGCCATCCTCAAAAAAATCGGTGAAGAAAGTAGTGAAGTCATTATTGCCGCTAAAAATGCCAGCCATGATGAAATCGTCTATGAAGCTTGCGACCTGATTTTTCACTTGTTTATCCTGTTAAAACAACAAAACATCCCACTTAGCGACATTGAAAAAGAACTAACCCGCCGATTAGGTGTCTCTGGATTGACTGAAAAAGCCAATCGCAATACCAATTAGCCCACTGCCAATTAGCCCACTGCTTTACTTGTTGCCCTGCTTGTCGCTTTACTTGTCGCCCTGCTTGCCACTATGACTTGTCGTATTGTTATTGTTACGCCTAACGTGTTACGCCTAACGTGTGACACCTAACGTGAAATATCCGTCACAACACTGACACACCTAAAAAAATGGCGTATAATGCGAGCAAGCATTGGGTTAAAACGGGTTAGACACGTAAAAAGCGTAAAAATAACAGGAGAAATCAGACATGGGCGGAATTAGTTTATGGCAAATCGCCATTGTTATCATTATTATTGCAATATTATTTGGCGGCAAGCGACTACGTAATTTAGGCGGCGACTTGGGCACCTCGCTCAAAGGCTTTAAAAAAGCCATCAAAGACGATGACGAGCCAAAAAAAACAGACCACTTAACCAATCAGTCCTCGACTGAAAGCAGTCCGACTGATACGACATCAACCGACAATCAATCGACAGAAACCATCGACAGTCATGGAAGCAACAAAGATTCGTAAATCCGTTGCGTTCATTAACGGTTCAGCGGTGGTTTATTGGTGGTTTATTGGTGGTTTATTGGTGGTTTATTGGTGGTTTATTGGTGCTGCCATGCAAACCACGCCGCAACAATAGGTAAGTAGCGATGATATCTGGCATTGGGTTCAGCGAACTGCTGTTTATTGCGGCACTGGCACTGCTGGTATTTGGCCCCGACAAACTCCCTGGCGTTATTCGTAGCACGGCGGCTTACATTCGTCAATTTAAGCGCACGCTGCACGATGTCAAAAGCGAAGTCACTCGTGAGCTAGACCTAGATAATATACAATCGGATTTTAAAGCCACTAAAGATGACACACAACAACTCCTTGGCTTTGATGAGTTACAAGAATCGCTACAGGAACTGCGAAAAAACTCAGAGACCCTCGCTGAATTCGACGAGGACGGATTTGAATACGCAGACAGCACGCAGGACAAAACTATTTACGATGACGTTGATATTAATGATATCATTGAAAACAAAGGCAGCAGCGCTTATAACGCGACGTTACCTGACCCGAATGAGCAAGCCAGCACGGGCGTTGAAGCCGAACTACCGACTCAGGCTAATTCTAGCCCAAAGGATTAGATACCATCATGTCGCATCATAAAGAAGAATCACTCATCTCA comes from Ostreibacterium oceani and encodes:
- a CDS encoding phosphoribosyl-ATP diphosphatase, whose product is MHTIFSTLESLIADRLQAAPEASYVASLNAKGLDAILKKIGEESSEVIIAAKNASHDEIVYEACDLIFHLFILLKQQNIPLSDIEKELTRRLGVSGLTEKANRNTN
- the map gene encoding type I methionyl aminopeptidase: MSIIIKTPEEIEKMRVACQLAASVLEMIEPFVNVGVSTESLNQRCHDFIVNELGAIPAPLNYHGFPKSICTSVNHVVCHGIPSDTKKLKKGDIINIDITIIKDGYHGDTSKMFFVGEPSVLARRLCRVTYQSLLIAIEQVKPGATFGDIGHAIQQYAQKERFGVVREFCGHGIGKSFHEPPHVLHYGEAGTKETIAPGMIFTIEPMLNAGKAPTKTLNDGWTAVTRDKSLSAQYEHTILVTETGHEILTLRQEEKENRFII
- the tatA gene encoding twin-arginine translocase TatA/TatE family subunit, which translates into the protein MGGISLWQIAIVIIIIAILFGGKRLRNLGGDLGTSLKGFKKAIKDDDEPKKTDHLTNQSSTESSPTDTTSTDNQSTETIDSHGSNKDS
- the tatB gene encoding Sec-independent protein translocase protein TatB, whose translation is MISGIGFSELLFIAALALLVFGPDKLPGVIRSTAAYIRQFKRTLHDVKSEVTRELDLDNIQSDFKATKDDTQQLLGFDELQESLQELRKNSETLAEFDEDGFEYADSTQDKTIYDDVDINDIIENKGSSAYNATLPDPNEQASTGVEAELPTQANSSPKD
- a CDS encoding aldo/keto reductase; this encodes MRYHALGTSELQVSEICLGTMTWGHQNSENQAHEQLDYAIAHGVNFIDTAEMYAIPPKPETQGLTEKYLGSWLHKRGKRDDLVLATKMAGKNIPWIREGRGLTPADVTTAIDNSLKRLQTDYIDLYQLHWPQRLVNNFGERDFKSEHAQGDDYIFELLETLKKQIDSGKIREAGLSNETPWGMMKYMEHHRQDANLPRMQSVQNPYSLIQREFDSHSAEVCFRENIAMLPYSPIGGGVLSGKYLDQTAIASARFNDWGASRQSGLSNSARSDAVKRYVQLAKQHGISPTKMALAFVINRFYVTSTIIGATTMAQLAENIDSVNLSLSDAVLNEIEQIHSEHPSPALI
- a CDS encoding regulatory protein RecX — translated: MTTDASQTAYNYCIRLLARREYAKKEITIKLKQAGYTQTDIDACLDALVQQNYQSDERFTEMLVRTRVNQRYGPKKIAYELSQKGIAKTLAQQYLAEFDDELLGHAQALILKKAHASELTNPAVKNSITRYLISRGYDFDLIRQALKQIKQDQ
- the rsmI gene encoding 16S rRNA (cytidine(1402)-2'-O)-methyltransferase, with product MNSTPYGRLYVVATPIGNLDDMTFRAIETLKNVHCIYAEDTRQTSKLLQHFNIQNRVYQLHKHNESQQKHRLEQQLRAGENIAIVSDAGTPLISDPGANTIAYLRDLHHEIRVIPGCSAVTSALSISGLTADYFSFIGFLPTKSNQRKAIFKQFANTQHTVVFFETPHRIIDCLADAMDVLGTDRMLFIARELTKQFEESILCPLSEAQHWIQENPYRCKGEFVLALSPCVKPPINNDWQPLADLMLDQNIPNKSIHQVITQFYNAPKKTVYNYLLNPHEKTE
- the hisI gene encoding phosphoribosyl-AMP cyclohydrolase; amino-acid sequence: MTTPTENNASHPKMPEKTHQTTDEFINEFIDEFIAKAVFNKQGLIPAIAQDVHTQTVLMMAWMNADSLRLTLEKQEMVYYSRSRQQLWHKGETSGHTQKVHRIMLDCDADALLAQVEQIGGIACHTGRNHCFFQEYTPSGIKINTPVIKSPTAIYSSSD